ATTCTTTTCAAAGAACAATGCTGTTGAATATATTCCAACTTTCCTATCATCTTCAATATCTTGATAAGCATATATCGTATCATAAGCAATAACCCAACATATATTAGCTAGATAAACAAAAATAGGCGGTAAAGATAATCCTCCAGCCATAACACTCCAACCAAGCAACGCTCCCCAACTAAAACATAAACCTAAAATAACTTGTGGAAAATAAGTTATTCTTTTCATAAAAGGATAAAGAGCTACCAAAAAAACAGAAGAAAGCGCTAACCAAAAACTATAATTATTAAATTGTAAAATCACTAAAAAAGCTACTAAAAGCTGTAAAAATAAGAATATCCAAGCTGATAAACGAGATATTTGCTTTGCTGGTAATGGGCGTAACTTTGTACGATCCACCTTAGTATCCAGATTCTGATCCACTAAATCATTATAGGTACAACCCGCCCCCCTAGCAGCTATAGCACCTATCGTAAATAATATTAGATAATATAAATATTCTTTTGCTTTTATCTGAGTTGGATCAAGTTGGGCTTGATCTATAGAATATAAGAATAGCGAAAATATACAGGGTATTAATAATAATTTCCAACCTATGGAACGCTCCCATCTAGCTAGCTGTGCAAAAGGTAAAATTCTTTTAACATTCATATTATACCAAAGACTATTATCAGCATCTTTAATTTTAACCTCTGATTTTTTAGGTGTGATGTTAGTATCTCTTGCCATTATTTTCCTCGTGTTATAATATGTTAATTCACACTAGCATTAATTATTAATTTGGATATGTCTATGAATATTCTACTTATTGGTTCAGGTGGTCGAGAACATGCTTTAGCTTGGAAAATCTCTCAATCGCCATTAGTCAAAAATTTCTACGCTTTACCCGGCAGTTTAGGCATATCACATTTAGCGCAAATTATTCAAGCATCTATCACAGATATTGAGTTTATTTGTGAATTTGCTAAAAATAATCAAATTGATTTAGTCGTTATAGGTCCTGAGCAACCTTTAATAGACGGGTTAAGTGACGCGCTAACTAACAATAATATTTTAACCTTTGCTCCGTCACAAGCAGCTGCGATATTAGAAGGTTCAAAAGGTTTTACGAGAGATTTATGTTATAAATATAATATACCTAGCGCCAAATATGCAAGATTCTCATCAATAGAGAAAGCTAAAGAATATCTATCACAACAAACTATGCCAATAGTAATTAAACAAGACGGTTTAGCCGCTGGAAAAGGCGTAGTAGTGACTAATTGTAGAATCGAAGCACAGCAAACTATTGAAAAATTCTTATCTAATACAGAAAATCCTAATATAGTAATCGAAGAATGTTTAATAGGTGAAGAAGTTAGCTTTTTTTGTATATGTGATGGCGAAAAAGCGATAGCTTTCGGTAATGCACAAGACCATAAAAGATTATTCAATAATGACCAAGGTCCTAATACTGGGGGTATGGGCGCATATTCACCGGCTCCTATCTTCACCGATGAATTACAACAAGAAGTTTTAGAAAAAATTATTAACCCTACATTATTAGCTATGAAAGAAAATAATATGCCTTTTAAAGGTATTTTATATGCTGGGCTAATGTTAACTAAACAAGGGGCCAAATTAATTGAATATAATGTAAGATTAGGCGATCCTGAATGCCAGATATTAATGAGACGTTTAAAAGATGATATTATCCCTTGGTTAAAAGCTGCAGCAGAAGGAAAATTACCAGATAACAAACAGCCTAATTGGAGTGCTGAATTTGCTACTTGTATAGTAATGGCCGCAGAAGGATATCCAGAAGCACCAGTAAAAGGTGATGTAATAACCGGTATAGAGGAAGCGGAAAAAATAGAAAATATAAAATTATTCTATGCTGGGGTTAGTAAGGATGAAAACCAAAATTACATAACCGCAGGAGGAAGAGTATTAAATATTACTTCTGTAGGTAAAGACCTAAAACAAGCATTAGATACAGCTTACTATGCCGTTGATAAAATATCATTCAATAACGCTCAATGGCGTACGGATATAGGACAAAAAGGATTAGCTTTTTATAAAACTACTAAAGCTTAAATATTTTATTAGGATTCATTATATTATTAGGGTCAATTGTCTTTTTTATTGACCTCATTAATTTTAAACTAATTTTATCTTTATAACTATCCATCTCTTCACGTTTCAATTGCCCTACGCCATGTTCGGCTGAGAAACTACCTGAAAATTTATGTACTAATTGATGTATTTCTTGATTAATAAACTTCCATTTTTTAATAAATAATTCTGGATCTTCTGTAACAGAAGGCAAAATATTATAATGTAAATTTCCATCGCCTAAATGACCAAAACACATAATTCTTGCATTTGGCAATAACTTTTTAATCAAATTATCTGCTGCTATAATAAAATCTACTATTTTAGAAATAGGCAAAGAAATATCATGTTTTATAGAGGGAGATTCTTTTTTTTGCACCTCAGACATAAGATCACGTAGTTTCCAAAAAAAATTAGCTTGATTAATATTTTGAGCAATTATAGCTTCTCCAATACTATTTTTATCAACCAATATATTACAGAAATCTATTAGCTGTTGTTGCCCTTCATCACTATCAAAAGGACTAGAAACTTCCAATAAAATATACCAAGGATAAAATTGGTTAAATATCTTTGGACTATTATAATAATTATATTTTTTCAGTAACTCTAAACCAAAATGTGGCATTAATTCAAAAGCTGTTAGCATATTAGAAAAATTATGCCGAGCTTGTTGTAATATGTCTAAAGCTTGAGCTAATTCAGTGATAGCTATAAAAGCAATATTTTTTGATTTTGGTAGAGGTAGTATTTTCAAAGAAGCGGCAGTAATAATACCTAAAGTTCCTTCTGATCCAATAAAAAGATCTTTAATATCGTAACCACTATTATCTTTATATAAATTTTTCAAGTCATTAATAATAGACCCATCTGGTAAAACCACCTCTAGCCCTAAACATAATTGGCGCACCATACCATGAGCAAGCACATTACTACCACCGG
The Bartonella sp. DGB1 genome window above contains:
- a CDS encoding FAD-binding oxidoreductase, which gives rise to MSLYEKFVNIVGSHSIIAEPKLMQPFLQEKRNLFHGTTDLILQPTNVQQISAIVKLAKEEDVTITPQGGNTGLVGGQQPNTIKKSIILSLSKLNKIRSINLLDQIATVEAGVILEKLQQQLQTSNYFFALKLASQGSSQIGGILATNAGGSNVLAHGMVRQLCLGLEVVLPDGSIINDLKNLYKDNSGYDIKDLFIGSEGTLGIITAASLKILPLPKSKNIAFIAITELAQALDILQQARHNFSNMLTAFELMPHFGLELLKKYNYYNSPKIFNQFYPWYILLEVSSPFDSDEGQQQLIDFCNILVDKNSIGEAIIAQNINQANFFWKLRDLMSEVQKKESPSIKHDISLPISKIVDFIIAADNLIKKLLPNARIMCFGHLGDGNLHYNILPSVTEDPELFIKKWKFINQEIHQLVHKFSGSFSAEHGVGQLKREEMDSYKDKISLKLMRSIKKTIDPNNIMNPNKIFKL
- the ubiA gene encoding 4-hydroxybenzoate octaprenyltransferase; translated protein: MARDTNITPKKSEVKIKDADNSLWYNMNVKRILPFAQLARWERSIGWKLLLIPCIFSLFLYSIDQAQLDPTQIKAKEYLYYLILFTIGAIAARGAGCTYNDLVDQNLDTKVDRTKLRPLPAKQISRLSAWIFLFLQLLVAFLVILQFNNYSFWLALSSVFLVALYPFMKRITYFPQVILGLCFSWGALLGWSVMAGGLSLPPIFVYLANICWVIAYDTIYAYQDIEDDRKVGIYSTALFFEKNSRLAISILYSFTVIFLAMALFYVNAPIIAYIGLIFFASGLVQQIIKLDIANPELCLKLFKDNAKIGFLFAIFLWLSLIYLLVTSYL
- the purD gene encoding phosphoribosylamine--glycine ligase, with translation MNILLIGSGGREHALAWKISQSPLVKNFYALPGSLGISHLAQIIQASITDIEFICEFAKNNQIDLVVIGPEQPLIDGLSDALTNNNILTFAPSQAAAILEGSKGFTRDLCYKYNIPSAKYARFSSIEKAKEYLSQQTMPIVIKQDGLAAGKGVVVTNCRIEAQQTIEKFLSNTENPNIVIEECLIGEEVSFFCICDGEKAIAFGNAQDHKRLFNNDQGPNTGGMGAYSPAPIFTDELQQEVLEKIINPTLLAMKENNMPFKGILYAGLMLTKQGAKLIEYNVRLGDPECQILMRRLKDDIIPWLKAAAEGKLPDNKQPNWSAEFATCIVMAAEGYPEAPVKGDVITGIEEAEKIENIKLFYAGVSKDENQNYITAGGRVLNITSVGKDLKQALDTAYYAVDKISFNNAQWRTDIGQKGLAFYKTTKA